Genomic DNA from Edaphobacter lichenicola:
TCCATGATCGGCGACATCGCATCCTTCCAGGGCAGGCCGATCGTTCACACCCACGTCGTACTGGGAAAACAAGACGGAACCACAGTGGGCGGTCATCTCTTCGAGGCCTGGGTCAACCCCACCCTCGAGGTCTTCGTCACCGCCGACGACACACCGCTCAACAAACGCGACGATCCAAGCGGCCTCAGGCTCATCGACCCCACGAAGTAACCCGTACCCTCTTCCGCGGCTTCCCCGGTCCCGCCGCTTCACCGAGTCAGGTCGTCTCACCGAACCTGGAAGATCAGGAAGTAGTCCTGCCCGTCTGCCTTGGTAAAGTCATAGGTCCCGACCAGCTTGTACCCAGCCTGCTCCATCTCTTTCACCACGACCTCGTGGTTCAAACCATGATCAGCTCCGTTGCCGTTGCGGTCGATGATCCCCACCTTAGCCCCCGGCCGCAAAGCCTTTTGCAGCACCTTCATCGTCGACACAGGGTGCGCGATCTCGTGATAGACCTTCAGCATCAGCACCGCGTCCACGCTGCCCGAGGGTAGCCGCGGATCGTCCGGGCTCCCTAGCACCGTCCGCACATTCGACAGATCTTCCTTAAACGCCCTCTTGCCGATGTATTCGACCGCCAACGGATTAATATCCTCCGCAATCACAACGCCCGTTGGTCCTACCCTGCGTGACGCACGCACCGTAAACCACCCCGAGCCTGCACCGATATCCGCAACATTCTTCCCCGCGACAATTCCAAGCAGGTCCATCACGCGATCGATCTGCAGCTTCTTATCGCGGTCCGGATACTCAAAGATGGAAAGGTCGCCAGAGTAAGGAGTACTCGTAGGCCGCTGCGTTACATCCTGCCCAGCCGCTGCGCCAGTCTGACCTCCGGCAGGCACACTAAACCCAACCATCAAGGCCAGCCAAAGAAGAACCCCACCCAGCCCAAACCGCGAAGAGCCGCTCGAAAACATCATCCCAACAGCATCCGCCAATTCACGCACGAGGGCAATTCCCATGCGGCGTCGATTACAACCTCACCAACAACTCCACCCGCACGATCAACGAATCTGTACCAGCTCCGCGTCAGCCCCATGCCCCGATGCGCCCGGCGTCACCGACGAGGTCTGCGGCGCGCGCCAGTGGTCGATGTAGCTCACCTGGTGCACACAACTGATCGTGCAGCTCGGAGCGCAGCTCTTCTCCGTCAAAAACTCCCGCTTCACATCGGCAGTCTGATACTGCGCCAGCGGCACCCCCGGATACCCACGCTGCTGGCTGCAATAGTGCACCAACCCGTTCTCGCAGATATACAGATACCGCCCGCCCGCCCGGCAACGCCAGTCATTCGTCTTCCCATTGGCGATCGCCTCCTGGAAGTGATTGAACCGCGAGTAGTTCCGCCGGGTCAGGTTACGCACCTTATCCCAGACCGTGCGCTCGGCCTCGCCCAACGGCTTCAACTGCCCGCTGCCATCGTGAATGATCCCAATCGTCGAGCTGAACCCCAGCGCCAGCGCCCGCTCACTCACCGTCAGCGCGTCGTTTGGATTCGCAATCCCGCCGCCAACCACCGAGTTGATATTCACGTGAAAGTCCGCGTGCTCCGCCAGCATCTGCAGCTTCTTGTCCAGCACCTTCAGGCTCTTCTTCGAGACCTCATCCGGCATCACGTTGTCGATAGAGATCTGCATATGATCGAGCCCGGCCTTATTCAGCCTTTCAATCCTGTCCGGCATCAGCAGATAGCCATTCGTGATCATCCCGGCAATCGCGCCGGTCTTCCGGATGCGAGCGATAATCTGGTCCAGTTCCGGATGCAGCAGCGGCTCGCCGCCCGAGATCGTGATCACCGAGGTCCCCAGCCGCCCCAGATGGTCGATGCGTCGCAGCATCTCCTCCAGCGGCACAGGGTCCGAGTGGTCGTCGTACTCATTGCAGTAGGTGCACGCCAGGTTGCATCGCCGCATCGGCACAATGTGCGCCATATACGGATGCGCGGTCGACATCACCGCCGAACTGATCGAACCCAGCTCACGCAGCTTGCGCGTCACTGCCTTCCAGCGGCGCCTGGCAGTCATCGGACGGCTGCCATTCACCACGGCAGTTGTAGGAGCAGAAGACATATCATCTTCAAGTATATCGAAGTGCGCGCCGATCTCCTTCTTC
This window encodes:
- a CDS encoding radical SAM protein codes for the protein MSSAPTTAVVNGSRPMTARRRWKAVTRKLRELGSISSAVMSTAHPYMAHIVPMRRCNLACTYCNEYDDHSDPVPLEEMLRRIDHLGRLGTSVITISGGEPLLHPELDQIIARIRKTGAIAGMITNGYLLMPDRIERLNKAGLDHMQISIDNVMPDEVSKKSLKVLDKKLQMLAEHADFHVNINSVVGGGIANPNDALTVSERALALGFSSTIGIIHDGSGQLKPLGEAERTVWDKVRNLTRRNYSRFNHFQEAIANGKTNDWRCRAGGRYLYICENGLVHYCSQQRGYPGVPLAQYQTADVKREFLTEKSCAPSCTISCVHQVSYIDHWRAPQTSSVTPGASGHGADAELVQIR
- a CDS encoding class I SAM-dependent methyltransferase, which codes for MGIALVRELADAVGMMFSSGSSRFGLGGVLLWLALMVGFSVPAGGQTGAAAGQDVTQRPTSTPYSGDLSIFEYPDRDKKLQIDRVMDLLGIVAGKNVADIGAGSGWFTVRASRRVGPTGVVIAEDINPLAVEYIGKRAFKEDLSNVRTVLGSPDDPRLPSGSVDAVLMLKVYHEIAHPVSTMKVLQKALRPGAKVGIIDRNGNGADHGLNHEVVVKEMEQAGYKLVGTYDFTKADGQDYFLIFQVR